A single Alteribacter lacisalsi DNA region contains:
- a CDS encoding S41 family peptidase produces the protein MNVEKKLLPIIIAVSVILGAAGMFITLQVTGTDSSEPVMQDTVPVETESEIVIEEDMAEEDADPAVETSSELSQDNLDKFHRAFTTIMEAYVEAPDEDELLEGAISGMLETLDDPYSVYMDQESAEEFMESLDPSFEGIGAEVNMINGRVTIVSPIRDSPAEDAGLRPNDLILEVDGEDIEGLTLNEAVLKIRGEKGTTVTLTIERPGMSEEFEIDVVRDEITVETVTSDLIEANDQRIGYLEIRSFAQDTATRFEEELNELEEQGIDGLIIDVRGNPGGLLQSVEQIGNLLIPEGEAIVQRQDRNGDVVRHLSNQEGEKDYPIATLIDEGSASASEILAAALKEAGGHPVVGETTFGKGTVQQTFELGDASELKLTVFKWLTADGNDINEVGVDPTEEVRQPEFFYLSPVQAEEPLEFDSNSEQVQNAQLMLEGLGYDPGRTDGYFDSETEEAVEQFQSDMDMEVTGVIDEDTALALRDQIVEAVRDPENDNQLNRAVELLTE, from the coding sequence ATGAACGTTGAGAAAAAACTCCTTCCGATTATCATCGCCGTATCTGTTATTTTGGGAGCTGCCGGTATGTTTATCACCCTCCAGGTGACGGGCACTGATTCTTCAGAACCGGTGATGCAGGATACAGTACCTGTGGAAACCGAATCTGAAATTGTTATTGAAGAGGATATGGCTGAGGAAGACGCCGATCCCGCAGTAGAAACCTCCAGTGAATTGTCACAGGATAATCTGGATAAGTTTCACCGTGCTTTCACTACAATCATGGAAGCTTATGTGGAAGCGCCTGATGAAGATGAACTTCTTGAAGGTGCCATAAGCGGCATGCTTGAGACGCTTGATGATCCGTATTCCGTGTACATGGATCAGGAAAGCGCAGAGGAATTTATGGAATCACTCGATCCATCCTTCGAAGGTATTGGTGCTGAAGTGAATATGATTAACGGCCGGGTAACGATCGTCAGCCCGATTCGTGATTCGCCTGCAGAAGATGCAGGACTCCGTCCAAATGACCTTATCCTTGAGGTTGATGGAGAAGATATAGAAGGTCTTACATTGAATGAAGCAGTGCTTAAAATCCGCGGCGAAAAAGGTACAACAGTAACACTGACTATTGAACGACCTGGAATGAGCGAGGAATTCGAGATCGATGTTGTCCGTGACGAAATCACAGTGGAAACAGTCACTAGTGACCTGATCGAAGCGAACGACCAGAGAATCGGTTATCTGGAAATCCGTTCATTTGCACAGGACACAGCAACGCGTTTTGAAGAAGAACTCAATGAGCTGGAAGAGCAGGGGATTGACGGCCTGATTATCGATGTCCGCGGTAATCCTGGAGGCCTTCTTCAGAGTGTTGAGCAGATCGGAAACCTGCTGATTCCTGAAGGAGAAGCGATCGTACAGCGTCAGGACCGTAATGGAGATGTGGTCCGTCACCTTTCCAACCAGGAAGGAGAAAAGGATTATCCGATTGCAACACTGATTGATGAAGGAAGTGCTTCTGCCTCTGAAATCCTGGCAGCTGCCCTGAAAGAAGCAGGCGGTCATCCGGTAGTAGGTGAAACCACATTTGGAAAGGGAACCGTTCAGCAGACATTTGAGCTTGGTGATGCGAGCGAGCTGAAACTGACCGTGTTCAAGTGGCTTACTGCTGACGGAAACGACATTAACGAAGTTGGTGTCGATCCGACTGAAGAAGTCAGACAGCCGGAGTTTTTCTACCTGTCACCTGTACAGGCAGAAGAACCGCTTGAATTCGATTCAAACTCTGAGCAGGTGCAGAATGCCCAGCTGATGCTGGAAGGACTCGGGTATGATCCTGGCCGCACAGACGGTTACTTTGACTCTGAAACAGAAGAAGCAGTTGAACAGTTCCAGTCTGATATGGATATGGAAGTTACAGGCGTAATTGATGAGGATACGGCACTTGCTCTCCGCGATCAAATTGTGGAAGCCGTGCGTGACCCTGAAAATGACAATCAGTTAAACCGTGCAGTTGAGCTTCTGACAGAATAA
- the ftsE gene encoding cell division ATP-binding protein FtsE has protein sequence MITMNEVWKTYPNGVMAINGIDIHIEKGEFVYVVGPSGAGKSTFIKLMYREEKPTRGAITIDTEELAKLKERHIPRLRRKIGVVFQDFKLLPSLTVYENVAFALEVIEESKANIRRRVMQVLDVVRLKNKARFLPHELSGGEQQRVAIARAIVNNPSVLIADEPTGNLDPETSWEIMRILEEINERGTTIVMATHNKEIVNTIRKRVIAIEGGRVARDEVKGDYGYER, from the coding sequence GTGATAACGATGAACGAGGTTTGGAAAACATATCCGAACGGCGTAATGGCCATTAACGGCATTGATATACACATAGAAAAGGGAGAGTTTGTTTACGTGGTCGGGCCCAGCGGCGCTGGTAAATCCACGTTTATTAAGCTTATGTACCGTGAGGAAAAGCCCACGCGCGGAGCGATAACAATTGACACAGAGGAGCTGGCGAAACTCAAAGAACGGCATATCCCCCGTCTAAGAAGAAAAATCGGGGTCGTTTTTCAGGATTTTAAACTGCTTCCTTCTCTGACAGTCTATGAAAATGTGGCGTTCGCATTAGAGGTAATTGAAGAAAGTAAGGCAAATATTAGGAGACGAGTCATGCAGGTGCTTGATGTCGTCCGTCTTAAAAATAAGGCACGCTTTCTTCCTCATGAACTTTCCGGCGGAGAGCAGCAGCGTGTAGCCATTGCGCGGGCCATTGTAAACAATCCGTCTGTTCTGATTGCAGATGAGCCCACTGGAAATCTGGATCCGGAAACGTCATGGGAGATCATGCGGATCCTTGAAGAAATTAATGAGCGTGGAACCACTATAGTCATGGCTACCCACAATAAAGAAATTGTAAACACGATTCGTAAACGGGTTATAGCTATTGAAGGCGGACGGGTTGCCCGTGATGAAGTAAAGGGGGACTATGGTTATGAAAGGTAG
- the ftsX gene encoding permease-like cell division protein FtsX — MKGRTLTRHIKEGAKNLARNGWMTFASVSAVTIMLFVVGTFLLLIMNMNAFADSLEDDVELRVFIEMTADEEDQDELEAEIGELAQVDSVEFVPREEGLENLIVSFGEQGQVLETLRDENPLNNVFVVQAEDPQQTQVLAEEIQTLNNVEDVEYGADIVEQLFSVTNILRYAGIALIVGLMFTAMFLIANTIKITIIARKREIQIMKLVGATNGFIRWPFFVEGLLLGILGAVIPVSALSYGYIRLADLVEATPELGFLTMLPAVPLTVQMGALLLGIGAFIGIWGSMMSVRKFLKV; from the coding sequence ATGAAAGGTAGAACCCTTACGAGACACATAAAAGAAGGAGCAAAGAACTTAGCAAGAAACGGCTGGATGACATTTGCTTCTGTCAGTGCCGTAACGATCATGCTTTTTGTGGTAGGTACTTTCCTCCTTCTTATTATGAATATGAACGCTTTTGCTGATTCTCTTGAAGATGACGTTGAGCTTCGGGTTTTCATTGAAATGACAGCAGATGAGGAAGATCAGGATGAGCTTGAAGCGGAAATCGGTGAACTGGCCCAGGTGGATTCAGTTGAATTTGTCCCCCGTGAGGAAGGGCTCGAGAATCTTATTGTAAGCTTTGGTGAACAGGGGCAGGTACTGGAAACACTGAGAGACGAAAATCCGCTTAATAATGTCTTTGTTGTCCAGGCGGAAGATCCGCAGCAGACACAGGTTCTGGCTGAGGAAATACAGACACTGAACAACGTTGAAGACGTTGAATACGGAGCGGATATTGTTGAACAGTTGTTTTCCGTTACGAACATCCTGCGTTATGCCGGTATTGCATTGATCGTCGGACTTATGTTCACCGCTATGTTTCTGATCGCAAATACAATTAAAATTACGATCATTGCCCGAAAGCGTGAAATTCAGATCATGAAACTTGTTGGTGCAACGAATGGGTTTATCCGCTGGCCGTTCTTTGTAGAAGGACTCCTTCTCGGAATTCTTGGAGCGGTGATTCCTGTGAGTGCCCTCTCCTACGGATATATCAGGCTTGCAGATCTGGTAGAAGCCACACCGGAACTCGGATTTCTGACCATGCTTCCGGCAGTGCCGCTAACGGTTCAGATGGGAGCCTTGTTACTTGGGATCGGTGCTTTTATTGGAATCTGGGGAAGCATGATGAGTGTGCGCAAGTTTCTTAAAGTATAA
- a CDS encoding murein hydrolase activator EnvC family protein, with translation MNRRLVLVSLALILAFSTFAGANHWSTAEANTGDEIKEEIERKQEEQNRNQEESEQKAEELSQVEAEIDALYEEMRELDERTQRTNREIEEKHTEIDQTKERIEELREEIEELHERIAERDELLKDRVNSMYRNGGSVNYLEVLLGSQSFGDLIERINALSTISRQDRNILEQHIEDKQDLEQAKIEIEAELTALEEQMNELESLRADLEKQTEEKDRLAGELEEKGANLKEAILSLEEEQDILAAQEAAAKQELEDWEEEQQRLEEERKRKEEEERKKREEAERKAEEEEASQSESSSSGNSGNSGSSDSSGGGSSSAPSDTGGTMMVPATGRVTSEYGPRWGRTHHGIDIGQGGRSNVPIVAAESGQVITARYLNGYGNTVMITHNINGESITTLYAHLDSIDVSQGQSVSRGDKLGIMGNTGNSTGPHLHFEVHPGGWDSEKSNSVDPRKYVDF, from the coding sequence ATGAATCGCAGACTGGTGCTCGTGTCACTTGCACTAATTCTGGCGTTTTCGACCTTTGCTGGTGCAAACCACTGGTCCACGGCAGAAGCAAATACGGGAGATGAAATTAAAGAAGAAATTGAACGTAAGCAGGAGGAACAGAACCGCAATCAGGAAGAATCGGAACAGAAAGCCGAAGAACTGTCCCAGGTTGAAGCGGAAATTGACGCTTTATATGAGGAAATGCGCGAACTGGATGAGCGTACACAACGGACCAACCGTGAAATAGAAGAAAAACATACGGAAATCGATCAGACAAAGGAAAGAATAGAAGAGCTGCGTGAAGAAATCGAGGAACTGCATGAACGAATTGCTGAGCGTGATGAGCTTCTGAAGGACCGGGTGAACTCCATGTATCGGAACGGCGGGAGTGTGAATTACCTTGAAGTCCTTCTTGGTTCCCAGAGCTTTGGAGATTTGATTGAGAGAATCAATGCCCTCTCTACCATTTCCCGTCAGGACCGCAATATTCTTGAGCAGCATATCGAGGACAAACAAGATCTCGAACAGGCTAAAATAGAGATTGAAGCAGAGTTGACGGCTCTCGAGGAACAGATGAATGAACTGGAAAGCCTTCGCGCTGATCTTGAAAAACAGACGGAAGAAAAAGACCGTCTTGCAGGAGAACTGGAGGAAAAAGGAGCTAATCTGAAAGAAGCCATTCTTTCCCTCGAAGAAGAGCAGGATATTCTTGCCGCTCAGGAAGCTGCAGCCAAGCAGGAACTTGAAGATTGGGAAGAAGAACAGCAAAGGCTTGAAGAAGAACGCAAGCGTAAAGAAGAGGAAGAGCGCAAGAAGAGAGAAGAAGCTGAGAGAAAAGCCGAAGAGGAAGAAGCCAGTCAGTCTGAATCTTCAAGCTCAGGTAACTCAGGTAACTCCGGCAGTTCAGACAGCTCTGGCGGCGGATCGTCATCCGCTCCAAGCGATACGGGTGGTACAATGATGGTGCCGGCAACTGGACGCGTCACATCTGAATACGGTCCACGCTGGGGACGTACCCACCACGGCATTGATATCGGCCAGGGAGGGCGCTCCAATGTTCCGATCGTAGCGGCTGAATCTGGTCAGGTTATTACGGCAAGGTACTTGAACGGATATGGAAATACCGTGATGATCACCCACAACATTAACGGCGAATCCATCACCACCCTTTATGCCCACCTTGACTCTATTGATGTATCACAGGGGCAGTCAGTGAGCCGCGGCGATAAACTGGGGATTATGGGCAATACAGGAAACTCCACCGGTCCTCACCTCCACTTTGAAGTACATCCTGGTGGATGGGACAGTGAGAAATCCAATTCGGTCGACCCTAGAAAATATGTAGACTTTTAA
- the uvrB gene encoding excinuclease ABC subunit UvrB, whose product MDGEEKVFELVSKYEPQGDQPGAIKKLVDGIQKKEKFQTLLGATGTGKTFTISNVIKEVNKPTLVIAHNKTLAGQLYSEFKEFFPNNAVEYFVSYYDYYQPEAYIPQSDTFIEKDASINDEIDKLRHSATSSLFERNDVIIVASVSCIYGLGSPKEYRDLVVSVRTGAELERNAFLRNLVDVQYERNDINFTRGTFRVRGDVVEVFPASRDEHCLRIEFFGDEVDRITEVDALTGEVLGERNHVAIFPASHFVTREEKLKRAIVNIEAELEETLKKMHEEGKLLEAQRLEQRTRYDIEMMQEMGFCSGIENYSRHLTFREPGATPYTLMDFFPEDSLLVVDESHVTLPQVRGMYNGDQARKGVLVDHGFRLPSAKDNRPLKFEEFEKHITQAVFVSATPGPYELEHCPEMVEQIIRPTGLLDPTIDVRPIEGQIDDLIEEIRIRKERDERVLVTTLTKKMSEDLTNYFKELGIRVKYLHSDIKTLDRIQILRDLRRGEFDVLVGINLLREGLDIPEVSLVAILDADKEGFLRAERSLIQTMGRAARNSNGHVIMYADKMTRSMEIAIDETKRRRAVQKEFNKKHSIIPTTIQKAIPELIQATYAAEDGEEYDAQASVKKPQQKMSRKEREKVIERMETEMKDAARALDFERAAELRDVIIELKAEG is encoded by the coding sequence TTGGACGGGGAAGAAAAAGTATTTGAGCTTGTCTCAAAGTATGAACCGCAGGGTGACCAGCCCGGCGCAATCAAAAAACTGGTCGATGGAATTCAGAAGAAAGAAAAATTCCAGACGCTGCTTGGTGCAACGGGCACAGGTAAAACATTTACAATTTCCAATGTGATTAAGGAAGTAAATAAGCCTACCCTCGTAATTGCGCACAATAAAACACTGGCAGGACAGCTTTACAGTGAGTTCAAGGAATTTTTCCCCAACAATGCTGTTGAGTACTTCGTCAGTTACTACGATTACTACCAGCCGGAAGCCTATATCCCGCAGTCGGATACCTTTATTGAGAAGGATGCCAGCATAAATGATGAGATCGATAAGCTCCGTCACTCGGCAACAAGCTCTCTGTTTGAGCGGAATGATGTGATTATCGTAGCGAGTGTGTCGTGTATTTATGGTCTCGGCTCCCCGAAAGAATATCGTGATCTTGTGGTTTCCGTCCGGACCGGCGCAGAATTGGAGCGGAATGCATTTCTGCGAAACCTTGTTGATGTTCAGTACGAGCGGAATGATATTAACTTTACCCGAGGCACGTTCCGTGTCCGTGGTGATGTGGTGGAGGTTTTTCCGGCTTCGCGTGATGAGCACTGTCTCAGAATTGAGTTCTTCGGCGATGAAGTGGACAGGATTACCGAGGTCGATGCTCTTACAGGGGAAGTCCTGGGTGAACGGAATCACGTGGCCATTTTCCCGGCATCCCACTTCGTTACCCGGGAGGAAAAACTGAAACGGGCGATCGTCAATATCGAGGCGGAGCTGGAGGAGACACTGAAAAAGATGCACGAGGAAGGAAAGCTTCTTGAAGCCCAGCGTCTTGAGCAGCGAACACGCTATGATATTGAGATGATGCAGGAAATGGGATTCTGCTCGGGGATTGAAAACTACTCCCGCCATCTCACATTCCGGGAACCGGGCGCGACTCCATATACACTTATGGACTTTTTTCCTGAAGATTCCCTTCTTGTGGTGGACGAGTCCCACGTTACCCTGCCTCAGGTAAGAGGCATGTATAACGGGGACCAGGCTCGTAAAGGGGTGCTGGTGGACCACGGTTTCCGTCTGCCGTCTGCAAAGGATAACCGTCCGCTTAAATTTGAGGAATTTGAAAAACATATTACCCAGGCTGTTTTTGTATCTGCTACGCCGGGACCATACGAACTGGAGCACTGTCCGGAAATGGTCGAGCAGATCATCCGTCCGACAGGACTTTTGGACCCAACCATTGATGTCCGGCCGATTGAAGGTCAGATTGACGACCTGATCGAAGAAATCCGGATCCGTAAAGAGCGCGACGAGCGGGTGCTTGTTACGACCCTGACGAAAAAAATGAGTGAGGATCTTACAAACTACTTCAAAGAGCTCGGCATCAGGGTAAAATACCTTCACTCTGATATTAAAACCCTTGACCGGATTCAGATTCTCAGGGATCTTAGACGCGGGGAGTTTGATGTCCTCGTCGGGATTAACCTGCTTCGGGAGGGGCTTGATATTCCTGAGGTCTCCCTCGTCGCGATTCTTGATGCAGATAAAGAAGGCTTCCTCCGTGCCGAACGGTCGCTGATCCAGACGATGGGCCGTGCTGCCAGGAACTCTAACGGGCACGTCATTATGTATGCCGACAAAATGACCCGTTCGATGGAGATTGCGATCGATGAAACGAAGCGACGCCGCGCTGTACAGAAGGAATTCAATAAAAAACACAGCATCATTCCGACAACAATACAAAAAGCCATTCCCGAGCTCATTCAGGCGACTTATGCTGCAGAAGACGGGGAAGAGTACGACGCACAGGCGAGCGTGAAGAAGCCACAGCAGAAGATGAGCAGGAAAGAACGGGAAAAAGTGATTGAACGGATGGAGACAGAAATGAAAGATGCGGCAAGAGCGCTTGACTTCGAGCGTGCAGCCGAACTGCGCGATGTGATTATTGAATTGAAAGCGGAAGGGTGA
- the uvrA gene encoding excinuclease ABC subunit UvrA, translating into MLENIEIKGARSHNLKDVDVTIPRNKLVVFTGLSGSGKSSLAFDTIYAEGQRRYVESLSAYARQFLGQMDKPDVDAIEGLSPAISIDQKTTSRNPRSTVGTVTEIYDYLRLLYARVGKPVCPVHGIEISSQTVQQMADRMLAYPERTKMQILSPIVSGRKGTHAKTLEDIKKQGYVRVRVNGEMREAAEEIELEKNKKHSIEVVIDRIVIKEGVESRLADSLETALNLADGRVMVDVIGEEELTFSQKHACPHCGFSIGELEPRMFSFNSPFGACSSCDGLGSKLEVDQDLIVPDWSRSLNGNAIAPWQPVSSQYYPQLLKSVCDHYGIDMDAPVEQLPKHQMDKILLGSGREKIYFRYENEFGNVREKEIYFEGVINNISRRYHETGSDYIREQMEGYMAQKPCPTCKGYRLTKEARSVLVGGKQIGEVTSLSVKDAKSFFKNLELSEKDMTIARLILREIEERLGFLMNVGLEYLTLSRAAGTLSGGEAQRIRLATQIGSSLMGVLYILDEPSIGLHQRDNTRLIRTLEKMRDLGNTLIVVEHDEDTMLAADHIIDIGPGAGAHGGYISAEGSPVEIMDDPESLTGEYLSGKKFIPLPAERRKSDGRTISIQGATENNLQNTSIDIPLGIFVAVTGVSGSGKSTMINDILYKSLAIKLTTAKAKPGAHKKISGIDHLEKVVDIDQSPIGRTPRSNPATYTGVFDDIRDVFAMTNEAKVRGYKKGRFSFNVKGGRCEACRGDGIIKIEMHFLPDVYVPCEQCKGKRYNRETLEVTYKGKNISDVLAMTVEEAVGFFENIPKIKRKIQTLYDVGLTYMTLGQPATTLSGGEAQRVKLASQLHRRSNGRTLYILDEPTTGLHVHDIDRLLKVLQRLVENGDTVLVIEHNLDVIKTVDHIIDLGPEGGDKGGKLVASGTPEAVAKVKGSYTGEYLKPILERDRARMEKRMKDRESVGSGS; encoded by the coding sequence ATGCTGGAAAACATTGAAATAAAGGGAGCCCGCTCCCACAATCTGAAAGATGTGGATGTCACGATCCCGAGAAACAAACTCGTTGTGTTTACAGGGCTGTCAGGCTCGGGTAAATCATCCCTCGCTTTCGATACGATTTATGCCGAGGGGCAGCGCCGTTATGTGGAGTCCCTGTCTGCTTACGCCCGGCAGTTTCTCGGTCAGATGGACAAACCGGATGTAGATGCGATTGAAGGTCTGTCCCCTGCGATCTCTATTGATCAGAAAACAACGAGCCGGAACCCGCGCTCTACTGTGGGTACCGTTACGGAGATCTACGATTATCTCCGCCTTCTCTACGCCCGTGTAGGAAAACCAGTCTGTCCGGTTCACGGTATTGAAATCAGTTCACAGACTGTTCAGCAGATGGCGGACCGCATGCTCGCCTATCCAGAACGGACAAAGATGCAGATCCTGTCGCCGATCGTTTCCGGGCGTAAAGGAACCCATGCCAAAACGCTTGAAGACATTAAGAAACAGGGATACGTCCGTGTCCGGGTAAACGGAGAAATGCGCGAAGCTGCAGAGGAAATCGAACTTGAAAAGAACAAAAAGCATTCCATAGAAGTTGTGATTGACCGGATTGTGATTAAGGAAGGTGTGGAGTCACGACTGGCGGACTCTCTTGAAACGGCACTGAATCTGGCTGATGGCCGGGTCATGGTGGATGTCATCGGCGAAGAGGAGCTCACGTTCAGCCAGAAGCACGCCTGTCCGCACTGCGGGTTTTCAATCGGTGAACTCGAGCCGCGGATGTTCTCGTTCAATAGTCCTTTCGGGGCCTGCTCCTCCTGTGACGGGCTCGGAAGCAAGCTAGAAGTGGATCAGGATCTCATCGTTCCGGACTGGAGCCGTTCACTGAATGGCAACGCAATCGCCCCGTGGCAGCCGGTAAGCTCCCAGTATTATCCGCAGCTGCTGAAAAGCGTATGCGATCATTACGGAATTGATATGGACGCACCTGTTGAACAGCTGCCGAAACATCAGATGGATAAAATTCTATTAGGCAGTGGCCGGGAAAAGATTTATTTCCGCTATGAAAATGAGTTCGGCAATGTCCGTGAAAAAGAGATTTACTTTGAAGGGGTCATCAATAACATTTCAAGACGTTACCATGAAACTGGTTCGGATTACATCCGGGAGCAGATGGAAGGGTATATGGCACAGAAGCCGTGTCCCACCTGTAAAGGGTACCGTCTTACAAAAGAAGCCCGGAGCGTCCTGGTCGGAGGTAAGCAGATCGGGGAAGTCACGTCTCTTTCCGTTAAAGATGCAAAGTCATTTTTTAAGAACCTCGAACTGTCCGAAAAGGATATGACAATTGCCCGGCTGATTCTGAGGGAAATTGAAGAACGTCTCGGCTTTCTGATGAACGTGGGTCTTGAGTATCTGACCCTGTCTCGCGCTGCCGGAACACTGTCAGGCGGGGAGGCTCAGCGGATCCGTCTCGCCACCCAGATCGGCTCGTCCCTGATGGGTGTGCTCTATATTCTCGATGAACCGTCCATCGGGCTGCATCAGCGTGACAACACCAGGCTGATCCGTACCCTTGAAAAAATGCGGGATCTGGGAAATACCCTGATTGTAGTTGAACACGATGAAGACACCATGCTTGCAGCCGATCATATTATTGATATCGGACCCGGTGCCGGTGCTCACGGAGGCTATATCTCTGCAGAAGGGTCCCCTGTTGAGATTATGGACGATCCGGAGTCGCTGACGGGTGAATATCTGTCCGGGAAAAAGTTCATTCCGCTTCCGGCTGAGCGCCGCAAGTCTGACGGACGGACGATCTCCATTCAGGGGGCGACCGAAAATAACCTGCAGAATACGTCCATTGACATTCCCCTCGGAATTTTCGTAGCCGTGACGGGCGTGTCCGGTTCAGGAAAAAGTACGATGATCAACGATATCCTCTATAAATCTCTGGCGATAAAGCTGACAACAGCAAAAGCAAAGCCCGGTGCTCATAAAAAAATAAGCGGTATCGACCATCTGGAAAAAGTTGTCGATATTGACCAGAGTCCGATCGGACGTACGCCAAGATCCAACCCGGCCACGTATACAGGCGTGTTTGACGATATCCGCGACGTGTTTGCCATGACCAATGAAGCAAAAGTACGGGGCTATAAAAAAGGCCGGTTCAGCTTTAACGTTAAAGGCGGCCGCTGTGAAGCGTGCAGGGGAGACGGGATCATTAAAATTGAGATGCATTTCCTTCCCGATGTTTACGTCCCGTGCGAACAATGTAAAGGTAAACGCTATAACCGGGAAACCCTTGAAGTGACGTACAAAGGGAAAAATATTTCTGATGTTCTGGCGATGACAGTGGAAGAAGCAGTAGGCTTCTTTGAAAACATTCCTAAGATTAAACGGAAAATCCAGACGCTCTATGACGTAGGGCTCACGTATATGACACTCGGCCAGCCGGCAACAACGCTGTCCGGAGGGGAAGCGCAGCGGGTTAAACTGGCCTCACAGCTTCACCGCCGATCGAACGGCAGGACGCTCTATATTCTTGACGAGCCGACAACCGGTCTTCATGTGCATGATATCGACCGGCTTCTGAAGGTTCTCCAGCGCCTCGTTGAAAACGGCGATACGGTGCTTGTGATCGAGCATAATCTGGATGTAATTAAAACAGTCGATCACATTATCGATCTTGGACCGGAAGGGGGCGACAAAGGCGGCAAGCTTGTCGCATCCGGAACTCCTGAAGCGGTCGCCAAGGTAAAAGGATCCTACACGGGAGAGTACCTGAAGCCAATCCTTGAACGTGACCGTGCCAGAATGGAAAAACGAATGAAGGACAGGGAGTCTGTCGGTTCAGGTTCGTAG
- a CDS encoding PDZ domain-containing protein: MDGLTGELLTGSGRFFAQPLFYLFLLTALWFGFRRVKRERRHFHTRIYDVVHDLFFPLAAGAAAGAGLTIAVLGLGIVIPAAVLLLLSAVWLLFIPFRNSRWLSFTFIGSVTLLITFILPESGSGSAWIDARLMEISQLSLQSAVWFLALIMVAEALLVLVNGPKRTNPLLVKTKRGKTGGAHEQNRLWLAPSFFLLPAGGLAVAGLGSWPFSISEAGALGLLLFPIVLGFKIRSTNSYPDAAVKRAGAGLLLLSAVTAGSAVLAMFYSPAAFAVPILIILGREAVFFFNGRQSEKVQSVFFAREEGLVVLGVIPGLIGEKLGVKVGEKIIKVNGKSVSTQLELYEALQENSAYCRLEVVDEQEQVRFVQSSVYEDDHYQLGLVFVPDPDNGTLSNRALRYSLVLRRDRETIRSSEDDHLHEKEAAASSEAGADESSAEKKTAERKNRGKRANRPLASH; encoded by the coding sequence GTGGATGGATTAACAGGGGAACTGCTCACTGGCAGCGGCAGGTTTTTCGCGCAGCCATTATTTTATCTGTTTCTATTGACAGCATTATGGTTTGGCTTTCGCAGAGTGAAACGGGAGCGCCGGCATTTTCATACAAGGATCTATGATGTGGTACACGATTTGTTTTTTCCTCTTGCCGCGGGCGCTGCTGCCGGCGCAGGTTTGACTATTGCAGTATTAGGTTTGGGGATTGTCATTCCGGCAGCCGTGCTCCTGCTTCTTTCTGCGGTATGGCTTTTGTTCATTCCTTTCCGTAACAGCCGCTGGCTCAGTTTTACATTCATCGGAAGCGTGACGCTGCTTATAACATTCATACTTCCGGAATCAGGCTCAGGTTCAGCTTGGATTGACGCACGCCTGATGGAAATATCACAGTTAAGCTTACAGAGTGCGGTCTGGTTTCTCGCTTTGATCATGGTTGCTGAAGCTCTTTTAGTCCTTGTAAACGGACCGAAACGAACCAATCCTCTGCTCGTGAAAACAAAGCGCGGGAAAACGGGTGGTGCACATGAACAGAACCGTCTGTGGCTGGCTCCCTCGTTTTTCCTGCTTCCAGCTGGAGGTCTCGCGGTGGCAGGGCTTGGTTCCTGGCCGTTTTCCATCAGTGAAGCTGGGGCGCTGGGGCTTTTACTGTTTCCGATCGTGCTTGGCTTTAAGATAAGATCTACTAACAGTTACCCTGATGCTGCTGTAAAAAGAGCCGGAGCCGGATTACTGCTGCTGTCAGCAGTAACTGCCGGATCAGCCGTACTGGCCATGTTTTACAGTCCTGCTGCGTTTGCGGTGCCAATTCTGATCATTTTAGGAAGGGAAGCAGTGTTCTTTTTCAATGGGCGTCAGTCGGAGAAGGTGCAATCCGTCTTTTTTGCCCGTGAAGAAGGGCTTGTTGTTCTCGGCGTGATTCCCGGGTTGATCGGTGAAAAGCTCGGTGTGAAAGTAGGAGAAAAAATAATAAAAGTGAACGGTAAATCGGTCAGTACCCAGCTGGAACTATATGAGGCGCTGCAGGAAAACAGTGCCTACTGCAGGCTGGAGGTCGTGGATGAACAGGAGCAGGTTCGATTTGTTCAGTCATCGGTTTATGAAGATGATCACTACCAGCTCGGTCTCGTTTTTGTGCCGGACCCGGATAACGGCACGCTGTCCAACCGTGCACTCCGTTATTCTCTGGTACTCCGTCGTGACCGGGAAACGATCCGGTCCTCAGAAGATGATCATCTGCATGAAAAAGAAGCGGCAGCCTCATCGGAAGCCGGAGCAGATGAATCTTCTGCTGAAAAGAAAACAGCTGAGAGGAAAAACAGGGGCAAGCGGGCGAACCGCCCTCTTGCGTCCCATTAA